From the genome of Neisseria sp. oral taxon 014 str. F0314:
GCCGAACAGCATTTCATCAAGTTCAAACAATGGCTTGAGCCGTTGGGTCTCGAAGTCGTCTGGCTTTCCGGCAGCCAGCGCAAAAAAGCCAAAGACGAAGCCAAAGCCAAACTTGCCGACGGCACCGTCAAAATCGCCGTCGGCACGCACGCGCTGTTTTCAGACGACGTCGAGTTCCAGAATTTGGGCTTGGTGATTGTGGACGAACAACACCGCTTCGGCGTTGCCCAACGCCTCGCCCTCAAAAACAAAGGGCGCGACGTCCACCAGCTGATGATGTCCGCCACGCCCATCCCGCGCACGCTTGCCATGAGCTTCTTCGCCGACTTGGACGTGTCCGTCATCGACGAATTGCCGCCCGGGCGCACCCCGATTAAAACCCGCCTCGTCAACAACGTCCGCCGCGTCGAAGTCGAAGGCTTCGTCCTCAACATCTGCCGCAAAGGGCAGCAGGCGTATTGGGTCTGCCCGCTGATTGAAGAAAGCGAAACCCTGCAACTGCAAACAGCTACCGAAACCCTAGAGCAGCTTCAGGCAGCCTTGCCCGAACTCAACATCGGCTTGGTACACGGGCGTATGAAAGCCGCCGAAAAAGCCGAAGTCATGGCGGAATTTGCCGCAGGGCGTCTGAACGTCTTGGTTGCTACCACCGTCATCGAAGTCGGCGTAGATGTACCCAACGCCGCCCTGATGGTGATCGAACACGCCGAGCGCATGGGCTTGGCGCAGCTTCACCAATTACGCGGGCGGGTAGGGCGCGGCGCGGCGGAAAGCGTGTGCGTCCTCCTGTTTGCCGAACCCTTGAGCGAACTCGCCAAAGCGCGGCTGAAAGTCATCTACGAACACACTGACGGCTTCGAAATCGCCCGCCAAGACCTCAACATCCGCGGCCCCGGCGAATTTCTCGGCGCGCGCCAAAGCGGCGTCCCCATGCTGCGTTTCGCCAACCTCGAAGAAGACCTGCACCTCTTGGAACAGGCACGCGAAATCGCCCCGATGCTGATTGAACAAAACCCCGAAATCGTCGAAGCGCATCTGGCAAGGTGGCTTGCCAGCAGGGAAGGGTATTTGGGCGTGTGAGGCCGTCTGAAAATAGTAAATTGAAATGAAAATCCGCAAGCGCCGCATTCCTGCGCGGCGGGAATCGAAGGAACCAGAAAACCGGCCGGTATCGGCAGGGTTGTTTATTGAGGCCGTCTGAAAGGAAAAATCATGAATCCGGAAAATACTTTGTGTCTTGTCGTTGATGTTCAGGAACGTCTGTTGCCCGTTTTGCACGGGGCGGACGAAATGGTCGGGCGTTGCCGCGTCCTGTTGCAGGGAATGCGGGCTTTGGGTGTGCCGTTGCTGGCGACGGAGCAGTATCCCAAGGGTTTGGGCAAGACCGTGCCTGCGGTGCAGTTGTTGCTGGACGGCGCACCGGTATTTGAAAAGACCCGTTTTTCCG
Proteins encoded in this window:
- the recG gene encoding ATP-dependent DNA helicase RecG; its protein translation is MMTPETQKQLKITDVSAKKLDKLNLHTAWDLVLHLPLRYEDETHIMPIKDAPIGVPCQVEGEVIHQEVTFKPRKQLIVQIADDSGSVLFLRFIHFYASNQKQMAVGKRIRAVGEIKHGFHGDEMIHPKIRDAESSGLAESLTPVYPTVNGLNQPTLRRIIQTALDVTPLHDTLPDALLDRLKLPHLAESLRLLHSPPPSFTIRQLSDGALPAWQRLKFDELLAQQLSMRLARQKRVSGTAAALGGDGTMTQALRHALPFALTDAQERVVSEIRRDMAQTHPMHRLLQGDVGSGKTIVAALSALTAIESGAQAAVMAPTEILAEQHFIKFKQWLEPLGLEVVWLSGSQRKKAKDEAKAKLADGTVKIAVGTHALFSDDVEFQNLGLVIVDEQHRFGVAQRLALKNKGRDVHQLMMSATPIPRTLAMSFFADLDVSVIDELPPGRTPIKTRLVNNVRRVEVEGFVLNICRKGQQAYWVCPLIEESETLQLQTATETLEQLQAALPELNIGLVHGRMKAAEKAEVMAEFAAGRLNVLVATTVIEVGVDVPNAALMVIEHAERMGLAQLHQLRGRVGRGAAESVCVLLFAEPLSELAKARLKVIYEHTDGFEIARQDLNIRGPGEFLGARQSGVPMLRFANLEEDLHLLEQAREIAPMLIEQNPEIVEAHLARWLASREGYLGV